A genomic region of bacterium contains the following coding sequences:
- a CDS encoding aminopeptidase: MLDPRLHKLARIIVRHALRLQSGEKVYLEAIDIPAEAITALLREIAQAGALPLVTLRQSTVLRELYRQSSREGMELLGRHEAAQLADVQAYIGLRGTLNSAELADVPEEQMRLYQRHWWQPVHQAIRIPKTRWVVLRWPHPAMAQQAQMSTEAFEDFYFDVCTLDYGRMAAAMTPLVRLMEATDRVHIEGPGTDLTFSIKGMAVIPCAGQYNLPDGEVYTAPLRESVEGQVRFTASSIFRGTVHEGIELEFSQGRILAARSNQSTILNQVLDSDDGARYIGEFALGVNPHITRPLLDTLFDEKIAGSFHLTPGSCLDNTPNGNSSQIHWDMVCIQNPEFGGGAIWFDGQLVRRDGRFVPPELQGLNPENLL; the protein is encoded by the coding sequence ATGCTGGATCCACGCCTCCATAAGCTCGCCCGCATCATCGTCCGCCATGCTTTGCGATTGCAGAGCGGCGAAAAGGTCTATCTCGAAGCGATCGACATACCGGCGGAGGCGATCACGGCGCTGCTCCGTGAAATCGCTCAGGCAGGCGCGCTGCCCCTTGTCACCTTGCGGCAGAGCACAGTGCTGCGAGAGTTGTACCGACAAAGCAGCCGTGAAGGGATGGAACTCCTGGGGCGTCATGAGGCGGCGCAACTGGCGGATGTCCAGGCTTATATCGGCCTGCGCGGCACGCTCAACAGCGCCGAGCTTGCCGATGTGCCGGAGGAGCAGATGCGGCTTTACCAGCGGCACTGGTGGCAGCCGGTGCACCAGGCCATCCGCATTCCTAAAACCCGCTGGGTGGTGCTGCGCTGGCCGCATCCCGCGATGGCGCAGCAGGCACAGATGAGCACCGAGGCTTTCGAGGACTTTTACTTCGACGTGTGCACACTCGACTATGGCCGGATGGCCGCGGCGATGACGCCACTGGTACGGCTGATGGAAGCGACGGATCGGGTGCACATCGAGGGGCCGGGGACCGACCTTACCTTCTCCATTAAGGGGATGGCAGTGATTCCCTGCGCCGGCCAGTACAATCTGCCCGATGGCGAAGTCTATACCGCGCCCCTCAGGGAGTCCGTGGAAGGCCAGGTCCGGTTCACCGCCAGCAGCATCTTCCGGGGGACGGTCCATGAAGGCATCGAACTAGAATTCAGTCAAGGGCGCATCCTCGCCGCACGCTCGAATCAGAGCACGATCCTCAATCAGGTGCTCGATAGCGATGACGGAGCCCGCTATATCGGCGAATTTGCCCTGGGGGTTAATCCTCATATCACCCGGCCGCTGCTCGACACCCTCTTCGATGAAAAGATTGCCGGTTCGTTCCATTTGACACCGGGCAGTTGCCTCGACAATACGCCCAATGGCAATTCCTCTCAGATTCACTGGGATATGGTTTGCATTCAAAACCCCGAATTCGGTGGCGGCGCGATCTGGTTCGACGGCCAGCTGGTGCGCCGCGATGGCCGCTTCGTGCCGCCGGAATTGCAGGGCCTGAATCCTGAAAACTTGCTGTAG
- a CDS encoding mucoidy inhibitor MuiA family protein, giving the protein MGKKVGLLLLLAGSLSAADIESRIVRVTVYPGMALVERQASPVLQAGTNPLVLNGLPAALVDESVHARITSGQGLVLDEVNVEKWFLARSGESEIHKLEEAIRDLERQISQQEGEQKNLVTREKFLQSIQATTIPAAGQTAAAMRPDPASWNSTLSYLGTALQKIYDGMVEVEFKIRELKADKEALEKQLAEQQSAKPREEKSITLNIRAEKPVTGQISLTYLVNAVEWWPAYEFRALPAERSLELIYSGMVRQKTGEDWEDVELVLSTAQPAREATAPEPSPWNVRIWEPTRAFLKSANAEMETSNLKADLTNVAGAAAAPSQASVEERSTSVLFAIPGVHRVASGDEPGKVLIARKNFAAQMNYITLPRRSPFVYFQGRFTHDALYPLLQGPAMIYVDGDYVGRTTIKPLAAGESVDLSLGIDEGLKVKRELVKKFERNTGTLSKKREIEYDYRITVASYKKEAVEVKVVDHLPRSQQDEIEVSDVRLLPEPALWDKDQQQLTWSLTLKPGEKRELNLHFTISYPRDARVTGLE; this is encoded by the coding sequence ATGGGAAAAAAGGTAGGATTGCTCCTCCTGCTGGCAGGAAGCTTGTCCGCAGCGGATATAGAAAGCCGTATCGTCCGGGTGACGGTCTACCCGGGCATGGCCCTGGTGGAACGGCAAGCCAGCCCGGTCCTTCAGGCCGGGACCAACCCGCTTGTCCTCAACGGCCTGCCGGCAGCGCTGGTCGATGAATCAGTCCATGCCCGAATCACCTCCGGACAGGGATTGGTCCTCGATGAAGTGAATGTCGAAAAATGGTTCCTCGCCCGCTCCGGAGAGAGCGAGATTCACAAGTTGGAGGAGGCCATCCGCGACCTGGAGCGGCAGATCAGCCAGCAGGAGGGGGAACAAAAGAATCTTGTCACCCGGGAAAAGTTTCTCCAGTCCATTCAAGCCACTACAATCCCTGCCGCGGGCCAGACAGCGGCCGCGATGCGGCCCGATCCCGCCTCCTGGAACAGTACCCTCAGCTATCTCGGCACCGCGCTGCAAAAAATCTATGATGGGATGGTCGAGGTCGAATTCAAAATCCGTGAACTCAAGGCCGACAAAGAGGCCCTCGAAAAGCAGCTAGCCGAACAGCAGTCGGCCAAACCGCGCGAAGAAAAGTCGATCACCTTGAACATCCGGGCTGAAAAACCGGTTACCGGTCAGATCAGCCTCACCTACCTCGTGAACGCCGTGGAGTGGTGGCCGGCCTATGAATTCCGCGCTCTACCCGCCGAACGAAGTCTGGAACTGATCTATTCGGGGATGGTGCGCCAGAAAACCGGAGAGGACTGGGAGGACGTGGAGCTGGTCCTTTCAACCGCCCAGCCGGCCCGGGAAGCCACCGCGCCCGAACCCTCTCCGTGGAATGTACGGATCTGGGAGCCGACGCGGGCCTTTCTCAAGTCCGCCAATGCCGAGATGGAAACCAGTAACCTGAAGGCGGATCTGACCAACGTGGCGGGGGCTGCCGCGGCTCCGTCCCAGGCCAGTGTAGAGGAGCGTTCGACCTCCGTCCTTTTTGCCATTCCCGGGGTGCACCGCGTCGCCAGCGGCGATGAACCTGGCAAGGTGCTGATCGCCCGGAAGAATTTTGCGGCGCAAATGAACTACATTACGCTCCCCAGGCGCTCCCCGTTTGTCTATTTTCAGGGGCGGTTCACCCATGATGCCCTGTATCCCCTCTTGCAAGGCCCTGCGATGATCTATGTCGATGGCGATTATGTCGGCAGGACGACGATCAAACCACTGGCTGCAGGCGAAAGCGTCGATCTCTCCCTTGGAATCGATGAAGGTCTCAAGGTCAAGCGCGAGCTGGTGAAAAAATTCGAGCGCAATACGGGGACGCTGAGCAAGAAGCGTGAGATAGAGTACGATTACCGGATTACGGTTGCGAGTTACAAGAAAGAGGCGGTTGAGGTCAAGGTGGTGGATCATCTACCCCGATCGCAGCAGGATGAAATTGAAGTCAGCGATGTGCGGCTCCTCCCCGAGCCCGCTCTCTGGGATAAGGATCAGCAGCAGCTGACCTGGTCGCTGACGCTGAAGCCCGGTGAAAAGCGGGAACTGAATCTCCACTTCACCATTTCCTATCCGCGGGATGCCCGCGTGACCGGACTCGAATGA